One Natrinema longum genomic window carries:
- a CDS encoding ferredoxin: MSRYEVTIEKDACDGIFACLTRDPRFVEGEDGLATIDPGADPVYDCEGEVTDTEDRVVATFDDDRIDEAQQAAAACPTDAIVVEEVGE, translated from the coding sequence ATGTCACGATACGAAGTCACCATCGAGAAGGACGCCTGCGACGGCATCTTCGCCTGCCTGACCCGCGACCCGCGATTCGTCGAGGGCGAGGACGGCCTCGCGACGATCGATCCCGGCGCGGATCCGGTCTACGACTGCGAGGGCGAAGTCACCGACACCGAAGACCGGGTCGTCGCGACGTTCGACGACGACCGCATCGACGAAGCCCAGCAGGCCGCTGCGGCGTGCCCGACGGACGCGATCGTCGTCGAGGAGGTGGGCGAATGA
- a CDS encoding CbiX/SirB N-terminal domain-containing protein translates to MSTPDQTTHASTAGFDDEAVLLIGHGSRREKSNEQVRELAADLESRLGIPVDAAFLELAEPALDEAFAQLAPVTSQVTVVHCALFAASHVKNDVPLAIEQARAEHDLEINNGAHLGVHPAILDLLDDRAAAVEGKLGVDREESEVAVVVCGRGSSDPDANGDVHKLARLLFEGREFDRVEASFIGVTEPTLEDTLHGLSKHRPDAVVVLPYMLGDGVLTQRVRDWTAEFDDEYPYVDALAGDPLGTDSRLLDVFADRWQEARTDSVSMSCDTCKYKVDLEGYEEDVGGARAMLRALAHQEAHADRDDIDEEPDSHDAPEKHVAVCTNQTCAKMGSPAVLERLRQEVRDSEHCDARITRSSCLGRCGDGPMVAVYPDGVWYGGVEDDDAERIVGDHLDRDRIVSELVDQTL, encoded by the coding sequence ATGAGTACACCCGACCAGACCACACACGCATCCACAGCCGGGTTCGACGACGAGGCCGTCCTCCTGATCGGCCACGGTTCCCGGCGCGAGAAGTCCAACGAACAGGTCCGCGAACTGGCCGCCGACCTCGAGTCGCGGCTGGGAATCCCCGTCGACGCCGCGTTCCTCGAGCTCGCGGAGCCGGCGCTCGACGAGGCCTTCGCCCAGCTCGCACCCGTCACCTCGCAGGTGACGGTCGTCCACTGTGCGCTGTTCGCCGCGAGCCACGTCAAGAACGACGTGCCCCTGGCGATCGAGCAGGCCCGCGCCGAACACGACCTCGAGATCAACAACGGCGCACACCTCGGCGTCCACCCCGCGATCCTCGATCTGCTCGACGATCGCGCCGCAGCCGTCGAGGGCAAACTGGGCGTCGACCGCGAGGAGAGCGAGGTCGCGGTCGTGGTCTGTGGCCGCGGCTCGAGCGATCCGGACGCCAACGGCGACGTGCACAAGCTGGCCCGCCTGCTGTTCGAGGGTCGCGAGTTCGACCGCGTGGAGGCCTCCTTTATCGGCGTCACGGAGCCGACGCTCGAAGACACCTTACACGGACTCTCGAAGCACCGCCCCGACGCGGTCGTCGTCCTGCCGTACATGCTCGGCGACGGCGTCCTCACCCAGCGGGTTCGGGACTGGACGGCCGAATTCGACGACGAGTACCCCTACGTCGACGCGCTGGCCGGGGATCCGCTCGGGACCGACTCCCGACTGCTCGACGTCTTCGCCGACCGCTGGCAGGAGGCGCGGACTGACAGCGTCTCCATGTCCTGTGACACGTGCAAGTACAAGGTCGACCTCGAGGGCTACGAGGAGGACGTCGGCGGCGCGCGGGCCATGCTCCGCGCGCTGGCCCACCAGGAGGCCCACGCCGACCGCGACGATATCGACGAGGAACCCGACAGCCACGACGCGCCGGAAAAACACGTCGCGGTCTGTACCAACCAGACGTGTGCCAAGATGGGGTCGCCGGCGGTCCTCGAGCGTCTGCGCCAGGAGGTGCGGGACTCCGAGCACTGCGACGCCCGCATCACGCGCTCGTCCTGTCTGGGTCGCTGTGGCGACGGCCCGATGGTCGCGGTCTACCCCGACGGGGTCTGGTACGGCGGCGTCGAGGACGACGACGCGGAACGGATCGTGGGCGACCACCTCGATCGGGACCGCATCGTCAGCGAACTCGTCGATCAGACGCTGTAA
- a CDS encoding cobalamin biosynthesis protein, with product MSDAESATEIEVPSDPLAGHAATAYFWGHVAGSGDVSDDSIEVVTNDEASAQVLAAIAGGDLEHDTTSREYAHDTSITRTEDEYTLSIGTDGGESGENEDGGLLGRSGALGLPVDGRGNYRFGAFSNYDRELLRGLLEGCGTICFKSSSGTVGISFVHDDADLLDLAQDLIAECPVDAPMGELSETSSGGYWFGVDDAAAPAFGTWLYENCEETGLFAPSRRRKLERSLEQAEAYDE from the coding sequence ATGAGCGACGCGGAATCCGCGACCGAGATCGAGGTTCCGTCGGATCCGCTCGCCGGCCACGCCGCGACGGCGTACTTCTGGGGCCACGTCGCCGGTAGCGGGGACGTTTCAGATGATAGCATCGAGGTCGTCACCAACGACGAGGCGTCAGCACAGGTGCTCGCCGCGATCGCGGGCGGCGACCTCGAGCACGACACGACCAGCCGCGAGTACGCCCACGACACGTCCATTACGCGAACCGAGGACGAGTACACGCTCTCGATCGGCACTGACGGAGGCGAAAGCGGCGAGAACGAGGATGGCGGTCTGCTCGGTCGCAGCGGCGCGCTCGGGCTCCCCGTCGACGGCCGCGGCAACTACCGCTTCGGCGCGTTCTCGAACTACGATCGGGAACTGCTCCGGGGGCTGCTCGAGGGCTGTGGCACCATCTGTTTCAAATCCTCGAGTGGCACGGTCGGCATCTCCTTCGTCCACGACGACGCGGACCTGCTCGACCTCGCGCAGGACCTGATCGCGGAGTGCCCCGTCGATGCTCCGATGGGTGAGCTCTCGGAGACGTCCTCGGGTGGCTACTGGTTCGGCGTCGACGACGCCGCCGCGCCCGCCTTCGGCACGTGGCTCTACGAGAACTGCGAGGAGACGGGCCTGTTCGCGCCGAGTCGCCGCCGCAAGCTCGAGCGGAGCCTCGAGCAGGCCGAGGCATACGACGAGTAG